Proteins found in one Microbacterium sp. SSM24 genomic segment:
- a CDS encoding EI24 domain-containing protein, translating into MRELFRGAAALGRGFAYWRTRPGLMALGLVPAAIVGALFLAGLITLGALLPALTETMTPFADGWPTVWATVVRVTVGTAVFAAALVLVAVSFTALTLVVGDPFYERIWRAVEADAGTPVAEAPYGFWRSAADGLWLIVRGIGIALVATLIALIPALGGILSTVFAVTFTGWLLADELTSRALIARGLSSQDRRTHLRRHRGRMLGFGVATQLCFMVPLGAVITMPAAVAGATLLGRETAPASPV; encoded by the coding sequence ATGCGCGAACTGTTCCGAGGAGCCGCCGCGCTCGGGCGCGGATTCGCGTACTGGCGGACACGACCGGGGCTCATGGCGCTCGGTCTCGTCCCCGCGGCAATCGTCGGCGCGCTGTTCCTCGCGGGACTGATCACTCTCGGCGCCCTCCTGCCGGCGCTCACCGAGACGATGACGCCCTTCGCCGACGGCTGGCCCACGGTCTGGGCCACGGTCGTCAGGGTGACGGTCGGCACCGCGGTCTTCGCCGCTGCGCTCGTGCTCGTCGCGGTGTCGTTCACGGCGCTCACGCTCGTGGTGGGCGATCCCTTCTACGAGCGCATCTGGCGAGCGGTGGAAGCCGACGCCGGCACGCCGGTCGCCGAGGCTCCCTACGGCTTCTGGCGGTCGGCGGCAGACGGCCTGTGGCTCATCGTGCGGGGCATCGGCATCGCCCTGGTCGCGACGCTGATCGCGCTGATCCCGGCGCTCGGAGGCATCCTCAGCACGGTCTTCGCGGTCACCTTCACCGGATGGCTGCTCGCCGACGAGCTGACCTCACGTGCCCTGATCGCGCGCGGCCTGTCATCGCAGGATCGTCGTACCCACCTGCGCAGGCACCGGGGCCGGATGCTGGGATTCGGCGTCGCGACGCAGCTGTGCTTCATGGTGCCGCTGGGCGCCGTCATCACGATGCCCGCCGCCGTCGCCGGCGCGACCCTCCTCGGTCGCGAGACCGCGCCTGCATCGCCGGTCTAG